From the Conger conger chromosome 14, fConCon1.1, whole genome shotgun sequence genome, one window contains:
- the LOC133110277 gene encoding cysteine/serine-rich nuclear protein 2-like — MEACSVLSLKRRFQEVDSGSPYSTPKDSDDDILSSDSVDSCDSLNPPSSTSLTPPSILRQRRPPPGRKSVRFDAVTVYYFSRRQGFNSVPSQGGSSLGMAQRHSAIRRYTLGEFAREQRTTHRHVLRQHLRQEKLKARQMKLTLNGAVECAEAETLTLEDVSDEDLDVEGVEVDDCFFLQPLPTKRRRALLRASGITRIDGGEKSELRAIRLSREECGCDCRFYCDPRHCGCSQAGIKCQVDRVSFPCGCSRDGCGNAAGRIEFNPLRVRTHYLHTIMKLDLEKKRLMGVGVCEGLEAAEAVCSITPDHGAPAHFAAEIELRSLAAPAEGADGDLAYISQGDSLALENEAAVLHLQSAEERERLREQEEEEANGGPGGLADSGLCLLPESLQGGEAVQQGEEPIIIQGPFPPGTSVLCITEGQEGPDPQAFLKDPASLLFYHIGSMQPEPTVLPQQGGQEGGAAKEDQEDRAVEVTCPENSPEAVVLCSENYGGTEDGHLLQEGSFQRLRGQPQENARVAFDGEERTLPLEALGP, encoded by the exons ATGGAGGCGTGCTCGGTGCTTAGTCTGAAACGCAGATTCCAGGAGGTGGACAGTGGCTCGCCCTACTCCACCCCCAAAGACTCGGACGATGACATCTTAAGCAGCGATAGCGTCGACAGCTGCGACAGCCTCAACCCTCCATCCTCCACCTCCCTCACGC CCCCCTCCATCTTGCGGCAGCGCCGACCCCCCCCGGGGCGGAAGAGTGTGCGTTTCGACGCGGTGACGGTGTACTACTTCTCGCGGCGGCAGGGCTTTAACAGCGTGCCTAGCCAGGGGGGCAGCTCCCTGGGCATGGCTCAGCGACACAGCGCCATCCGCCGCTACACCCTGGGGGAGTTCGCCCGCGAGCAGCGCACCACCCACCGTCACGTGCTGCGCCAGCACCTGCGGCAGGAGAAGCTGAAGGCCCGGCAGATGAAG CTGACGCTGAACGGGGCGGTGGAGTGCGCCGAGGCGGAGACGCTGACCCTGGAGGACGTGTCGGACGAGGACCTGGACGTGGAGGGCGTGGAGGTGGACGACTGCTTCTTCCTGCAGCCGCTGCCCACCAAGAGACGGCGCGCCCTGCTGCGCGCGTCCGGCATCACGCGCATCGACGGCGGGGAGAAGAGCGAGCTGCGCGCCATACGGCTGTCCCGCGAGGAGTGCGGCTGCGACTGCCGCTTCTACTGCGACCCCCGCCACTGCGGCTGCAGCCAGGCCGGCATCAAGTGCCAG GTGGACCGCGTGTCCTTCCCCTGCGGCTGCTCCCGGGACGGCTGCGGCAACGCGGCGGGCCGCATCGAGTTCAACCCGCTGCGCGTGCGGACGCACTACCTGCACACCATCATGAAGCTGGACCTGGAGAAGAAGAGGCTGATGGGAGTTGGAGTTTGCGAAGGGCTGGAGGCGGCCGAGGCCGTGTGCTCCATCACCCCGGACCACGGAGCCCCCGCTCACTTCGCCGCCGAGATTGAGCTGCGCTCCCTGGCCgcgccagcagagggcgctgacGGGGACCTGGCCTACATCTCCCAGGGCGACAGCCTGGCGCTGGAGAACGAGGCGGCCGTGCTGCACCTGCAGAGTgccgaggagagggagaggctgagggagcaggaggaagaggaggctaaCGGAGGCCCGGGGGGGCTGGCTGACTCCGGGCTGTGCCTCCTGCCCGAATCCCTGCAGGGCGGGGAGGCTGTGCAGCAGGGCGAGGAGCCCATCATTATCCAGGGCCCCTTCCCTCCCGGGACATCGGTGCTGTGCATCACTGAGGGCCAGGAGGGCCCAGATCCCCAGGCTTTCCTGAAGGACCCCGCCTCCCTGCTCTTCTACCACATAGGCTCCATGCAGCCAGAGCCCACGGTACTGCCACAACAGGGGGGACAGGAGGGGGGAGCAGCCAAGGAGGACCAGGAAGACAGAGCAGTGGAGGTGACCTGTCCAGAGAATTCCCCGGAGGCCGTGGTCCTCTGCTCTGAAAACTACGGCGGGACTGAAGATGGGCACCTCCTGCAGGAGGGGTCCTTTCAAAGACTGCGTGGGCAGCCCCAAGAAAATGCCCGAGTGGCCTTCGATGGAGAAGAACGCACACTGCCTCTTGAGGCCCTCGGTCCTTAA